The Allocoprobacillus halotolerans nucleotide sequence GAAGTTTATGTGATTGCAGGATTGAATAAAATTTTTAATAATGAACAAGAAGCGATGACACATATTCGTGAGTATAGTGCTCCAGCTAATGCGTTGCGTTTAAATAAGAAAACACCATGTACAAAACTTGGTAGCTGTCAGGATTGTTTCAGTGAAGGACGAATTTGTTCAAGTTATGTTAAACTTGGTTATCAAGGTCAAAAGAATCGTATACACATTATCATTATTGAAGAAAATATTGGATATTAGGTGAAAATTATGAAAAAAACAGGAATACTTTTTCCTATTTCAGCTTTGCCAAGTGCATATGGAGTAGGGGATTTTGGAAAAAATGCATATCAATTTATTGATAAAATTGCTCAAGCAAGAATAAAGATATGGCAAATCTTACCCTTGAATCCATTAGGTTATGGTAATTCTCCATATCAACCGTTATCAAGTCACGCAGGAGATGAATTGTATCTTGATCTTGATACTTTTATTCAAAATGGTTTGTTGAAGGAAGAGGAAGTAAAAAAGAAATATCACAAAATTTATATGTTGACTACACAAAAATCAGAAAACAAAAACAAGAATACTATCAATTAGCTTTCTCGCGTTTTGTGCCTGATGATGATTATTATGCTTTTGTTGAAAAAAACAAGTCATGGCTCTATGCATATGCAGTTTTTAGAGTCTTTAAAACATATCATCATGAACGTTCATGGATAGAGTGGGAAGAAGAATATAAAAATTTTCAGCAAGATCAAACATTTTCCTTATTACCATT carries:
- a CDS encoding 4-alpha-glucanotransferase, coding for MKKTGILFPISALPSAYGVGDFGKNAYQFIDKIAQARIKIWQILPLNPLGYGNSPYQPLSSHAGDELYLDLDTFIQNGLLKEEEVKKKYHKIYMLTTQKSENKNKNTIN